One Chryseobacterium sp. StRB126 genomic region harbors:
- the araA gene encoding L-arabinose isomerase: MLTPLNTKEVWFITGSQHLYGPETLAQVADHSQKIVAELEKSSFIPVKIMVKPTVKTTEEIFETIAAANHAENCIGVITWMHTFSPAKMWIRGLKILQKPLLHLHTQFNRDIPWSTMDMDFMNLNQAAHGDREFGFMVSRLRKNRKVVVGHWSEERVQKQIGDWSRVAAGWDDWQGAKFARFGDNMRFVAVTDGDKVEAETRFGFSVNTWGIGDLVGVINSVGEGEIKSLMEEYESSYHMAASLLEGGANRSSLHTAAKIELGLEKFLKDGGFKGFSDTFEDLHGLEQLPGIAVQRLMQKGYGFAGEGDWKTAALVRAMKTMGQGLEGGNAFMEDYTYHLDPSNPSILGSHMLEVDPVLAAGKPSCEIHPLGIGGKADPVRLVFNSRGNIDSLNAALMDFGNHFRLLINKTRALEITEELPKLPVARVLWKPLPDLYTAAEAWILAGGAHHTCYSENISAEQLEDFAEIAGIESLVIDEDTRIRDFKNTLRWNEMYYR; this comes from the coding sequence ATGTTAACACCTCTCAATACCAAAGAAGTCTGGTTCATCACAGGAAGTCAGCATTTATACGGACCTGAAACATTGGCCCAGGTAGCAGACCACTCACAAAAAATTGTGGCAGAATTGGAAAAATCTTCTTTTATCCCGGTAAAAATTATGGTAAAGCCAACGGTAAAAACTACCGAAGAGATATTTGAAACCATTGCAGCAGCCAATCATGCAGAAAACTGCATAGGAGTAATTACGTGGATGCATACCTTTTCACCCGCTAAAATGTGGATCAGAGGATTAAAAATTTTACAGAAACCTCTTCTGCATCTGCATACCCAATTCAACAGAGATATTCCGTGGTCTACCATGGATATGGATTTTATGAATCTCAACCAGGCCGCTCATGGTGACCGTGAATTTGGTTTTATGGTCAGCAGGCTCCGAAAGAACAGAAAAGTCGTGGTAGGGCACTGGTCAGAAGAAAGAGTTCAGAAACAGATTGGCGACTGGAGCCGTGTTGCTGCAGGTTGGGACGACTGGCAGGGAGCTAAATTTGCACGATTTGGAGATAATATGCGATTTGTAGCCGTTACAGATGGTGATAAAGTGGAAGCTGAAACCAGGTTCGGTTTCTCAGTCAATACCTGGGGAATTGGTGATCTTGTAGGCGTTATCAATTCTGTAGGTGAAGGAGAAATAAAAAGTCTGATGGAAGAATATGAGTCTTCTTATCACATGGCAGCCTCCCTTTTGGAAGGTGGGGCCAACAGGAGTTCACTGCACACCGCCGCCAAAATTGAATTAGGGCTTGAAAAATTTTTAAAAGACGGAGGATTTAAAGGATTTTCAGATACCTTTGAAGACCTTCACGGCCTGGAACAGCTGCCTGGAATTGCAGTACAGCGCCTGATGCAGAAGGGCTACGGATTTGCAGGAGAAGGAGACTGGAAAACAGCAGCACTGGTACGTGCCATGAAAACAATGGGGCAGGGCCTTGAAGGAGGAAATGCCTTTATGGAAGATTATACCTATCATTTAGATCCTTCCAATCCTTCCATTTTAGGTTCCCATATGCTGGAAGTAGATCCTGTGCTGGCAGCCGGAAAACCTTCATGTGAGATCCATCCGCTCGGAATCGGAGGAAAAGCAGACCCGGTTCGTCTCGTTTTTAACTCCAGAGGAAATATTGATTCATTAAACGCTGCTTTAATGGACTTTGGAAATCATTTCAGACTGCTGATCAACAAAACCAGAGCATTGGAAATTACAGAAGAGCTGCCAAAACTTCCGGTAGCAAGAGTTTTGTGGAAACCACTTCCTGATTTATATACGGCTGCAGAAGCCTGGATACTGGCAGGAGGTGCACACCATACATGTTACAGTGAAAATATTTCAGCAGAAC
- a CDS encoding L-ribulose-5-phosphate 4-epimerase, which yields MNTYKELQRECYEANMQLDALKLVVYTFGNVSTVDRDKGIFAIKPSGVPYDILKPEDMVILDFDANVIEGRLRPSSDTKTHAYLYKNWENIGGISHTHAIYSVAWAQAQMDIPVFGTTHADHLTTDIPCAPPMRDELIEGNYEYNTGIQILECFKEKQLSPEEVEMVLIGNHGPFTWGKNAEKAVYNSKVLETIAEMAYLTRQINPDAERLKDSLIKKHYERKHGKNAYYGQEFKH from the coding sequence ATGAATACCTATAAAGAACTCCAAAGAGAATGTTATGAAGCCAATATGCAGCTGGATGCCCTGAAGTTGGTGGTTTATACCTTCGGGAATGTAAGCACTGTAGACCGTGATAAAGGCATTTTTGCCATTAAACCCAGCGGTGTTCCTTACGACATTTTAAAGCCGGAAGATATGGTGATTCTTGACTTTGATGCCAATGTCATTGAAGGCAGGCTCAGACCTTCTTCCGACACCAAGACCCATGCTTACTTGTACAAAAACTGGGAAAATATCGGTGGGATTTCCCACACTCATGCGATCTATTCCGTGGCCTGGGCACAGGCACAAATGGATATTCCTGTTTTCGGAACCACCCATGCAGATCATCTTACGACAGATATTCCCTGTGCTCCACCTATGCGGGATGAACTCATTGAAGGAAACTACGAATACAATACAGGAATACAGATTCTGGAATGCTTTAAAGAAAAACAACTCTCTCCTGAAGAAGTAGAAATGGTCCTGATTGGAAACCACGGTCCGTTTACATGGGGGAAAAATGCAGAGAAGGCAGTCTACAACAGTAAAGTGCTGGAGACCATTGCCGAAATGGCTTATCTCACCAGACAGATCAATCCTGATGCAGAACGTCTGAAAGACTCACTCATCAAAAAACACTATGAACGTAAACATGGTAAGAATGCTTATTACGGACAGGAATTTAAACACTAA
- a CDS encoding ribulokinase, protein MKKYVIGLDYGTDSVRAVLIDTENGSEITSSVSYYQRWKEGKFCNPSANSFRQHPSDHMEGLEKTISEVVRESGIPPEQIVSICIDTTGSSPLPVTSDGVALALVPGFEENPNAMMVLWKDHTAIREAEEINTLARTWGGEDYTKYEGGIYSSEWFWAKILHISRADAEVKNAAYSWMEHCDYLTFLLSDHKDLATFKRSRCAAGHKAMWHESWDGLPSEEFLNRLDPSLGELRGRLYRETYTSDEIAGYLNEEWAAKTGLTTQTIITVGTFDAHSGAVGARVEENTLIRIMGTSTCDIMVASQEAIGDTTVKGICGQVDGSVIPGLIGLEAGQSAFGDVLAWYKDILMWPVHQVMMHSENISDEQKTKLADEMEVGLIKKLTLEAEKIPLSDTVPIALDWVNGRRTPDADQELKAAISQLSLGTKAPHIFKALVNAICFGAKKIVDRFEEEGVKINKVIGIGGVARKSPFIMQTLANVLDMPIVVAASDQTPALGAAVYAAVSAGIYPTVQDASMKMGSGFEAEYQPKAEEVQYYRELMQQYQKLADFVEYNTKLKNNRKELQNF, encoded by the coding sequence ATGAAAAAATATGTTATCGGGCTGGACTATGGTACAGACTCCGTACGGGCCGTCCTTATTGATACTGAAAACGGGTCGGAAATAACTTCTTCAGTCAGCTACTACCAGAGATGGAAGGAAGGTAAATTTTGTAATCCCTCAGCTAATAGTTTCAGACAGCATCCTTCAGATCATATGGAAGGCCTGGAGAAAACCATTTCAGAAGTAGTAAGAGAAAGCGGGATACCGCCGGAGCAGATCGTCAGTATTTGTATAGACACTACAGGCTCTTCACCACTACCAGTAACAAGTGATGGAGTAGCCTTAGCATTGGTTCCCGGATTTGAAGAGAATCCTAATGCTATGATGGTTTTATGGAAAGACCACACCGCCATCCGCGAAGCCGAAGAAATCAATACCCTGGCAAGAACATGGGGTGGAGAAGATTATACAAAATATGAAGGCGGCATTTATTCTTCAGAATGGTTCTGGGCTAAAATATTGCACATCAGCAGAGCAGATGCAGAAGTAAAAAATGCAGCTTATAGCTGGATGGAACACTGTGATTATCTGACTTTCCTTTTATCTGATCATAAAGACCTGGCCACCTTCAAAAGAAGCCGTTGTGCAGCAGGCCACAAAGCCATGTGGCACGAGTCATGGGACGGTCTGCCCTCTGAAGAGTTTCTCAACAGGCTTGATCCTTCTCTGGGAGAGCTCAGAGGAAGGTTATACCGGGAAACGTATACTTCAGATGAAATAGCAGGATATCTGAATGAAGAATGGGCCGCTAAAACGGGTCTTACAACCCAGACCATTATTACAGTAGGAACTTTTGATGCCCATTCAGGAGCTGTGGGAGCAAGAGTGGAAGAAAATACACTGATCAGGATTATGGGAACTTCTACCTGTGATATTATGGTGGCCTCACAAGAAGCTATTGGGGATACAACGGTAAAAGGAATCTGCGGACAGGTTGACGGCTCCGTAATTCCAGGACTGATAGGGCTTGAAGCAGGGCAGTCTGCCTTTGGAGATGTGCTGGCATGGTATAAAGATATCCTGATGTGGCCGGTTCACCAGGTTATGATGCATTCCGAAAATATTTCAGATGAACAGAAGACAAAGCTCGCAGATGAAATGGAGGTAGGACTTATCAAAAAATTAACCCTTGAAGCAGAAAAAATTCCTCTTTCAGATACCGTTCCGATTGCCTTGGACTGGGTAAACGGAAGAAGAACACCGGATGCAGATCAGGAACTTAAAGCAGCGATCAGTCAGCTTTCTTTGGGAACAAAAGCACCCCATATTTTCAAAGCTTTGGTGAATGCCATTTGTTTCGGAGCTAAAAAGATCGTTGACCGTTTTGAAGAGGAAGGTGTGAAAATCAATAAAGTGATTGGGATCGGAGGAGTAGCAAGGAAATCGCCGTTTATCATGCAGACACTCGCTAATGTTCTGGATATGCCGATTGTTGTTGCCGCTTCGGACCAGACTCCTGCGCTGGGGGCTGCTGTTTATGCGGCCGTATCAGCAGGAATTTATCCGACCGTTCAGGATGCCAGCATGAAAATGGGCTCCGGATTTGAAGCGGAATACCAGCCGAAAGCTGAAGAAGTACAGTACTACAGAGAACTAATGCAGCAATACCAGAAGCTCGCTGATTTTGTAGAATATAATACCAAGCTGAAAAACAACAGGAAAGAACTTCAGAATTTCTGA
- a CDS encoding alpha-L-arabinofuranosidase C-terminal domain-containing protein, with amino-acid sequence MTTKNKIFSIAISLSAAFFSAQNNTVHTFNLDLKESPAPIKIQPTMYGIFFEDINFAADGGLYAELIKNRSFEFDEPFTGWKQPNTKTLSPNLDSGFLTIYSDPAKTNKNYARITVLNDKNYILENEGFRGIGLHQGEQFDFSFDLENVSGNIAAVNASLVDESGKEISSVSILIKGKGWQRYTAVFKSPQTVEKAKLRITFTGNGIVNMDMISLFPQDTWKGRKGGLRKDLVQKLYDLQPGFLRFPGGCIVEGRTLAERYQWKKTVGNVADREYLINKWSTGFPHRLTPDYGQSFGLGFFEYFQLSEDLGAEPVPILSCGMACQFNTAELVKMEDLDPYVQDALDLIEFANGDSGTKWGRIRNEMGHPKPFNLKFIGVGNEQWGADYIERYKVFEKAIHAKYPDIKIISGSGPSPDGEFFEYGWKELKQLNAQIVDEHYYNSPEWFMKNAGRYDQYDRSGPKVFAGEYAAQSVGVVKPDNKNNWLTALSEAAFMTGLERNADVVYMTSYAPLFAHADGWQWTPDLIWFNNLKSYATPNYYVQKLFSNNKGTDVLKIESNGKAVSGQEKLYATAVKDAKTHEIIIKMVNTDTQSKIININPGTLKLGKKLTQIFLSAPELSSENNFDTEPVKPKEEISSSKNGRISTEIPANSLVVLKVKSI; translated from the coding sequence ATGACAACAAAAAATAAAATATTTTCCATTGCAATTTCTCTGAGCGCTGCTTTTTTTTCGGCTCAGAATAATACGGTCCATACATTTAATCTGGACCTTAAAGAAAGCCCGGCACCTATTAAAATACAGCCTACCATGTATGGGATTTTCTTTGAAGACATCAATTTTGCCGCAGACGGCGGATTGTATGCGGAATTGATTAAAAACCGCAGCTTTGAATTTGATGAACCATTCACAGGCTGGAAACAGCCCAATACAAAAACGCTCTCTCCTAATCTGGATTCCGGATTTCTGACCATTTATTCCGACCCTGCCAAAACCAATAAAAATTACGCAAGAATTACTGTTCTGAATGATAAAAATTATATTCTGGAGAATGAAGGTTTCAGAGGAATAGGGCTTCATCAGGGAGAACAATTTGATTTCAGCTTTGATCTGGAGAATGTTTCAGGAAATATTGCTGCGGTAAATGCAAGTCTTGTTGATGAAAGCGGTAAGGAAATTTCTTCAGTCTCCATACTTATAAAAGGAAAGGGATGGCAGAGATATACAGCCGTTTTTAAGTCACCACAAACTGTAGAAAAAGCAAAACTGCGAATTACATTTACCGGAAACGGCATCGTGAACATGGATATGATCTCCCTCTTCCCGCAGGACACCTGGAAAGGCAGAAAAGGAGGCTTACGAAAAGATCTGGTTCAGAAATTATATGATTTGCAACCGGGATTTCTGCGGTTTCCGGGAGGCTGTATTGTTGAAGGAAGAACGCTGGCAGAACGGTATCAGTGGAAAAAAACAGTGGGAAATGTAGCAGACCGTGAATATCTGATCAACAAATGGAGCACCGGATTTCCGCACAGGCTTACACCGGATTACGGACAGTCCTTCGGGTTAGGATTTTTTGAATATTTCCAGCTTTCCGAAGATCTGGGTGCAGAACCGGTTCCTATTCTGAGCTGTGGTATGGCTTGTCAGTTCAATACGGCAGAACTGGTGAAAATGGAAGACCTTGATCCCTACGTTCAGGATGCTTTGGATCTGATTGAATTTGCCAACGGAGATTCCGGAACAAAATGGGGGAGAATCCGTAATGAAATGGGACATCCAAAGCCTTTTAATTTAAAATTTATCGGAGTGGGAAATGAACAGTGGGGAGCAGATTATATCGAACGCTATAAAGTTTTTGAAAAAGCCATTCATGCAAAATATCCTGACATTAAGATCATCTCCGGAAGCGGACCGTCACCCGATGGCGAGTTCTTCGAATATGGCTGGAAAGAACTGAAACAGCTTAATGCTCAGATTGTAGATGAACATTATTACAATTCACCAGAATGGTTCATGAAAAATGCAGGAAGATATGATCAGTATGACCGTTCCGGGCCAAAAGTTTTTGCCGGAGAATATGCAGCCCAATCAGTAGGAGTGGTAAAACCTGATAATAAAAATAACTGGCTGACAGCCCTTTCAGAAGCCGCTTTCATGACCGGTCTTGAAAGAAACGCAGATGTGGTCTATATGACTTCCTACGCACCGCTTTTTGCCCATGCTGATGGCTGGCAGTGGACGCCCGATCTCATCTGGTTCAATAATCTGAAATCTTATGCAACCCCAAACTATTATGTTCAGAAATTATTCTCCAACAATAAAGGAACGGATGTACTGAAAATAGAAAGCAACGGAAAAGCAGTATCCGGACAGGAGAAATTATATGCTACAGCAGTAAAAGATGCAAAAACTCATGAGATCATTATTAAAATGGTCAATACTGATACTCAGTCTAAGATAATCAATATCAATCCCGGAACTCTGAAACTTGGCAAAAAACTAACCCAAATTTTTCTGTCTGCACCAGAGCTTTCCAGTGAAAATAATTTCGATACTGAACCTGTAAAACCTAAAGAAGAGATTTCTAGCTCTAAAAATGGGAGAATCTCCACTGAAATCCCTGCCAATTCTTTAGTTGTTTTAAAGGTGAAATCAATTTAA
- a CDS encoding beta-glucosidase: protein MKRIVLILCATLAAPLFFAQSHYIYPFRNPDLPVNERIENLLTLLTTEEKIGMMMDNSQAVPRLEIPAYGWWNEALHGVARAGTATVFPQAIGMAATWDVPEHFKTFEMISDEARAKYKRSFDEALKTGRYEGLTFWTPNINIFRDPRWGRGQETYGEDPYLTSVLGVAAVKGLQGNDLKYFKTHACAKHFAVHSGPEWNRHSYNAEISKRDLYETYLPAFKALVQEGNVREVMCAYNAFDGQPCCANNTLLTEILRGKWKYDGMVVSDCWALADFFQKKYHGTHPDEKTTAADALKHSTDLECGDTYNNLNKSLASGLITEKDIDASMRRILKGWFELGMLDPKSSVHWNTIPYSVVDSEEHKKQALKMAQKSIVLMKNEKNILPLSRSIKKIAVVGPNADNGLMQLGNYNGTPSSIVTILDGIKTKFPNAEIMYEKGSEVTDPSSRTSLYQNFISQKNGAKGMKVTFFNNNEFKGQPANISVNSTAISYNSFGGTQLAPNVGRENTSAIISGVFKSTYTGDVVFSASTSDIYTLFVDGKEIATRKGPDARHPSEFPVKMEKGKEYQIELRHTQKGKYVSISFEVYRKDPVNFASVREKVKNADVIVFAGGLSPSLEGEEMMVNAEGFKGGDKSSIALPKVQRDLLADLRKTGKPVVFVLCTGSALGLEQDEKNYDALLNAWYGGQSGGTAVADVLAGDYNPSGKLPITFYKNLEQLDNALSKTSKHEGFENYDMQGRTYRYMTEKPLYAFGHGLSYSKFAYGDSKLSKNTISTNENVTVTIPVTNISERDGEEVVQVYIKRNNDAQAPVKTLKAFERTLVKSKETKNIQLTLSKDSFAFYDEKADDLVSKPGEYTIFYGGTSDDAGLKSIPLTVK, encoded by the coding sequence ATGAAAAGAATTGTACTAATCCTATGTGCAACCCTGGCAGCCCCTTTATTTTTTGCTCAGAGCCATTATATATACCCATTCAGAAACCCGGATCTTCCGGTTAATGAAAGAATAGAGAACCTTCTTACTTTGCTGACTACAGAAGAAAAGATTGGAATGATGATGGATAATTCCCAGGCAGTTCCCCGTCTGGAAATTCCTGCCTACGGATGGTGGAATGAAGCACTTCACGGAGTAGCAAGAGCAGGAACAGCCACTGTTTTTCCACAGGCAATCGGGATGGCGGCCACATGGGATGTTCCGGAGCATTTTAAAACTTTTGAAATGATTTCTGATGAAGCACGGGCAAAATACAAAAGATCTTTTGATGAGGCTCTAAAAACAGGGCGGTACGAAGGACTGACCTTTTGGACCCCAAATATCAATATCTTTCGTGACCCAAGATGGGGAAGAGGCCAGGAAACTTACGGTGAAGACCCTTATCTTACCTCTGTTCTGGGCGTTGCTGCAGTAAAAGGTCTGCAGGGAAACGACCTAAAATATTTTAAAACCCACGCCTGTGCCAAACATTTTGCGGTACACAGCGGACCGGAATGGAACCGTCATTCCTATAACGCAGAAATCTCCAAAAGAGATCTGTATGAGACGTATCTTCCCGCTTTCAAAGCATTGGTTCAGGAAGGAAATGTAAGAGAAGTAATGTGTGCCTACAATGCTTTTGACGGACAGCCATGTTGTGCAAACAATACTTTACTTACTGAAATCCTCCGTGGAAAATGGAAGTATGACGGAATGGTGGTCTCAGACTGCTGGGCACTGGCCGATTTCTTTCAGAAAAAATACCATGGCACTCATCCTGACGAAAAAACAACCGCAGCAGATGCCTTGAAACATTCTACAGATCTGGAATGCGGAGATACCTATAACAATCTGAATAAATCTCTGGCAAGCGGACTGATTACCGAAAAGGATATCGATGCATCAATGCGAAGAATTCTGAAAGGCTGGTTTGAGCTGGGAATGCTTGATCCGAAATCTTCCGTTCACTGGAATACCATTCCATATTCTGTAGTCGATTCTGAAGAACATAAAAAGCAGGCACTGAAAATGGCACAAAAGTCAATTGTGCTGATGAAAAACGAAAAGAATATTCTGCCTCTCAGCAGAAGTATTAAAAAAATTGCCGTTGTAGGTCCGAATGCTGATAACGGATTGATGCAGTTAGGAAACTACAACGGAACGCCTTCTTCCATTGTAACGATTTTAGATGGAATCAAAACCAAATTCCCGAATGCTGAAATTATGTATGAAAAAGGAAGCGAAGTAACAGACCCTTCATCCAGAACGTCACTCTATCAGAATTTTATCAGTCAGAAAAATGGTGCGAAAGGAATGAAAGTAACGTTTTTCAATAACAATGAATTTAAGGGTCAACCGGCAAACATTTCCGTAAATTCTACTGCCATCAGCTACAACAGTTTTGGAGGAACCCAGCTTGCGCCCAATGTAGGAAGAGAAAATACCTCAGCGATTATTTCAGGGGTTTTCAAAAGTACCTATACAGGAGATGTCGTGTTTTCTGCTTCCACTTCTGACATCTATACACTCTTCGTTGACGGAAAAGAAATCGCAACAAGGAAAGGACCTGATGCAAGACATCCTTCGGAGTTTCCTGTAAAAATGGAAAAAGGGAAAGAGTACCAGATAGAACTGCGTCATACACAAAAAGGAAAATATGTAAGCATCAGCTTTGAAGTGTATAGAAAAGACCCTGTCAATTTTGCTTCGGTAAGAGAAAAGGTGAAAAATGCAGACGTCATTGTCTTCGCAGGCGGACTTTCACCAAGTCTGGAAGGTGAAGAGATGATGGTGAATGCAGAAGGCTTCAAAGGAGGTGACAAATCTTCCATTGCCCTTCCTAAAGTCCAGCGGGACCTGTTGGCGGATCTTAGGAAAACCGGAAAACCTGTTGTTTTTGTTCTTTGTACCGGAAGTGCTCTGGGATTGGAACAGGATGAGAAAAACTATGATGCCTTGTTGAACGCCTGGTATGGCGGACAGTCCGGAGGAACTGCTGTGGCAGATGTTTTGGCAGGAGATTATAACCCTTCCGGAAAATTACCCATTACTTTTTATAAAAATCTTGAACAGCTGGACAACGCTCTTTCAAAGACAAGCAAACATGAAGGATTTGAAAATTATGATATGCAGGGGAGAACCTATCGTTATATGACGGAAAAGCCTCTTTATGCATTCGGACACGGTTTGAGTTATTCAAAATTTGCTTACGGAGATTCAAAACTGAGCAAAAATACGATCAGTACCAACGAAAACGTGACTGTCACAATTCCGGTAACCAATATTTCAGAAAGGGATGGTGAAGAAGTCGTTCAGGTCTATATCAAAAGAAATAATGATGCCCAGGCACCGGTAAAAACCTTAAAGGCTTTTGAAAGGACTTTGGTTAAATCTAAAGAAACAAAAAATATTCAATTGACCCTCTCCAAAGACTCATTTGCATTCTACGATGAAAAAGCAGATGATCTGGTTTCAAAACCCGGCGAGTATACCATTTTTTATGGCGGAACTTCTGATGATGCGGGATTAAAAAGTATTCCGTTAACAGTAAAATAA